The following proteins are encoded in a genomic region of Mycobacterium sp. 155:
- a CDS encoding type VII secretion target, which produces MGEVDAAHVDVGGLLRAARQYDVAAGIITAGVRTRFRFDGAIAGRAHTFSGDALRTALDERAASLRQWARAAGEVAAILRSTTDRYVAADADAAARVG; this is translated from the coding sequence ATGGGAGAAGTTGACGCCGCCCACGTCGATGTCGGGGGGCTGCTGCGGGCGGCACGCCAGTACGACGTCGCTGCCGGGATCATCACTGCCGGTGTCCGGACGAGGTTTCGGTTCGACGGTGCGATCGCCGGGCGAGCGCACACCTTTTCGGGTGACGCGCTAAGGACTGCGCTCGACGAACGTGCCGCCTCGTTGCGGCAATGGGCCCGAGCGGCTGGCGAGGTGGCCGCAATCCTGCGGAGTACCACCGACCGCTACGTCGCCGCCGATGCCGACGCCGCCGCGAGGGTGGGGTGA
- the glmM gene encoding phosphoglucosamine mutase, which produces MGRLFGTDGVRGVANRDLTAELALALGSSAARRLGSAGGARRRVAVVGRDPRASGEMLEAAVIAGLTSEGVDALRVGVLPTPAVAYLTGAYDADFGVMISASHNPMPDNGIKIFGPGGHKLDDAAEDRIEDLVSSGPGMRPTGAGIGRVQDAEDALDRYLRHTGKAVTTRLDGLTVVVDCAQGAASVAAPLAYRAAGADVIAINAEPNGLNINDGCGSTHLDVLQAAVREHGADLGLAHDGDADRCLAVDAAGRVVDGDAIMVVLALAMQEAGELTANTLVATVMSNLGLHLAMRAAGIEIRTTSVGDRYVLEELRAGEFSLGGEQSGHIVIPSFGTTGDGIVTGLRLMSRIAQTGSTLAALAEPMRTLPQVLINVEVTDKATVALAPSVQSAVAQAEAQLGETGRILLRPSGTEQVVRVMVEAADEDTARRVAVRVAESVSAQN; this is translated from the coding sequence ATGGGTCGACTGTTCGGCACCGATGGGGTGCGCGGAGTCGCCAATCGCGATCTAACGGCCGAGCTGGCGCTGGCGCTGGGCTCTTCGGCAGCTCGTAGGTTGGGTTCTGCAGGTGGGGCGCGCCGCCGCGTCGCGGTCGTCGGCCGTGATCCGCGGGCCAGCGGTGAGATGCTGGAAGCCGCGGTGATAGCGGGGCTGACCAGCGAAGGCGTCGACGCGTTGCGGGTCGGGGTGTTGCCGACCCCCGCCGTGGCGTACCTGACCGGTGCTTATGACGCCGACTTCGGCGTGATGATCTCGGCGTCGCACAACCCGATGCCCGACAACGGCATCAAGATCTTCGGTCCGGGTGGGCACAAGCTCGACGACGCCGCCGAGGACCGCATCGAGGATCTGGTCAGCTCTGGCCCCGGGATGCGGCCGACCGGTGCTGGGATAGGCCGGGTGCAGGACGCCGAGGATGCCCTTGATCGCTATCTGCGGCATACCGGCAAGGCCGTCACCACCCGGCTCGACGGGCTGACTGTAGTGGTGGACTGCGCGCAGGGCGCGGCATCGGTAGCGGCGCCGCTGGCCTACCGGGCTGCGGGTGCCGATGTCATCGCCATCAACGCCGAGCCCAACGGCCTGAACATCAACGACGGCTGCGGCTCCACCCATCTCGACGTGTTGCAGGCCGCCGTCCGGGAGCATGGCGCCGACTTGGGCCTCGCGCACGACGGCGACGCCGACCGATGCCTGGCGGTGGACGCGGCGGGCCGCGTGGTCGACGGTGATGCCATCATGGTGGTGCTGGCGCTGGCCATGCAGGAGGCCGGCGAACTGACAGCCAACACCCTGGTCGCCACGGTGATGAGCAATCTGGGCCTGCACCTGGCCATGCGCGCAGCCGGCATCGAGATCCGCACCACCAGCGTCGGTGACCGTTACGTTCTCGAAGAACTCCGGGCCGGCGAATTTTCGCTGGGCGGTGAGCAATCGGGCCACATCGTGATTCCCAGTTTCGGTACCACGGGCGACGGCATCGTCACCGGTCTGCGGCTGATGTCGCGAATAGCGCAGACCGGGTCCACTCTGGCCGCGCTGGCAGAACCGATGCGAACGCTGCCGCAGGTGCTGATCAACGTCGAGGTCACCGACAAGGCGACCGTGGCGCTGGCGCCCTCGGTGCAGTCGGCGGTGGCCCAGGCCGAAGCTCAGCTCGGAGAGACCGGCCGGATCCTGTTGCGACCGTCCGGAACTGAGCAGGTGGTCCGGGTGATGGTCGAAGCCGCCGACGAGGACACCGCCCGCCGGGTCGCAGTCCGCGTCGCCGAGTCGGTCAGCGCCCAGAACTGA
- the rpsI gene encoding 30S ribosomal protein S9, whose protein sequence is MADVVTEVVEEVVERREPVIIDRPIQTVGRRKEAVVRVRLVPGTGQFHLDGRTLEAYFPNKVHQQLIKAPLVTVDRLESFDVYAHLDGGGPSGQAGALRLAIARALILVQPEDRPALKRAGFLTRDPRAIERKKYGLKKARKAPQYSKR, encoded by the coding sequence GTGGCCGACGTTGTGACTGAGGTCGTCGAAGAGGTCGTCGAGCGCCGCGAGCCGGTCATCATCGACCGTCCCATCCAGACCGTCGGCCGCCGCAAGGAGGCCGTGGTGCGGGTGCGTCTGGTGCCCGGCACGGGCCAGTTCCACCTGGACGGCCGCACCCTGGAGGCCTACTTCCCGAACAAGGTGCATCAGCAGCTGATCAAGGCCCCGCTGGTGACCGTGGACCGGCTGGAGAGCTTCGACGTCTACGCCCACCTCGATGGTGGCGGCCCGTCGGGCCAGGCCGGCGCGCTGCGTCTGGCCATCGCCCGGGCGCTCATCCTGGTGCAGCCGGAGGACCGTCCGGCGCTGAAGCGGGCTGGCTTCCTGACCCGTGACCCGCGTGCCATCGAGCGCAAGAAGTACGGCCTCAAGAAGGCCCGTAAGGCTCCTCAGTACAGCAAGCGCTGA
- the rplM gene encoding 50S ribosomal protein L13, protein MSTFTPKAGDTTRSWYVIDATDVVLGRLAVEAAKLLRGKHKPTFTPNVDGGDFVIVINADKIAVSGDKLTKKFAYRHSGYPGGLRKRTIGELLQKHPTRVVENAIVGMLPHNKLSRQIQKKLKVYAGPEHPHAAQQPVPFEIKQVAQ, encoded by the coding sequence GTGTCTACATTCACGCCGAAGGCGGGTGACACCACGCGTTCGTGGTACGTCATCGATGCCACCGACGTGGTGCTTGGCCGGCTCGCCGTCGAAGCAGCCAAGCTGCTGCGCGGCAAGCACAAGCCGACATTCACGCCCAACGTTGACGGAGGCGACTTCGTCATCGTCATCAACGCCGACAAGATCGCCGTCAGCGGTGACAAGCTCACCAAGAAGTTCGCTTACCGCCACTCGGGTTACCCCGGTGGTCTGCGTAAGCGCACCATCGGCGAGCTGCTGCAGAAGCACCCGACCCGTGTCGTCGAGAACGCGATCGTCGGCATGCTGCCGCACAACAAGCTCAGCCGGCAGATTCAGAAGAAGCTGAAGGTGTACGCCGGTCCGGAGCATCCGCACGCCGCGCAGCAGCCGGTTCCGTTCGAGATCAAGCAGGTGGCCCAGTGA
- the eutC gene encoding ethanolamine ammonia-lyase subunit EutC, with translation MNTNHVAVQEFWDELRKTTQARIGLGRAGNGLPTRRVLELASAHAAARDAVHVPLDLDQLREAVLAVGIGEPTVVTSRAISREEYLRRPDLGRLPADSMTVPDTPADIGFMLADGLSPTALNHHGPALLAALVEQLKDRYTMAPPVIATQARVALGDHVGTRARVRTLLVIVGERPGLSVADSLGIYLTHLPRPGRTDADRNCISNIHPPDGLGYSEAARVAAGLVAGARELGRSGVDLKDTSRTTTLGPGGAAELNR, from the coding sequence GTGAATACTAACCACGTTGCAGTACAAGAGTTTTGGGACGAGTTACGCAAGACGACGCAGGCCCGTATCGGGCTGGGGCGGGCCGGTAACGGACTGCCCACCCGGCGGGTGCTCGAGCTGGCGTCGGCGCATGCCGCGGCTCGCGATGCCGTGCACGTGCCGCTGGACTTGGATCAGCTCAGGGAAGCTGTCCTCGCGGTCGGCATCGGTGAGCCGACGGTGGTGACCAGCCGCGCAATCTCCCGCGAGGAATACCTGCGCCGCCCCGACCTGGGCCGGTTGCCCGCCGACTCGATGACTGTGCCCGATACCCCGGCTGACATCGGCTTCATGCTCGCCGACGGCTTGTCGCCGACAGCCCTGAACCACCACGGGCCGGCCCTGCTGGCGGCGTTGGTGGAGCAGTTGAAGGATCGTTACACCATGGCGCCGCCCGTGATCGCCACGCAGGCCAGGGTCGCCCTCGGTGATCACGTCGGAACCCGGGCGCGGGTGCGGACGCTGCTGGTGATCGTGGGTGAGCGACCCGGCCTGAGCGTGGCCGACAGCCTGGGCATCTATCTGACGCATCTACCCCGGCCGGGACGCACCGACGCCGACCGCAACTGCATCTCGAACATCCATCCGCCCGACGGCCTCGGATACTCCGAGGCTGCCCGCGTGGCAGCCGGTCTGGTGGCCGGGGCCCGGGAGCTCGGCCGCTCGGGCGTCGACCTCAAAGACACCTCGCGAACCACAACCCTGGGGCCTGGCGGCGCGGCCGAACTCAACCGATAG
- a CDS encoding ethanolamine ammonia-lyase subunit EutB, translating into MKHQQQISGVNYTFDGLVEVMAKATPLRSGDQLAGCAAEHDGERAAAAWVLADLPLEVFLAEEIVPYDTDEVTRLIMDTHDRQAFSEVSHLTVGGFRDWLLEAASRDDSVERIAAIAPGLTPEMVAAVSKIMRNQDLIAVSAAMRVNAAFRTTIGTPGTLATRLQPNHPTDDPRGIAAAVLDGLLLGCGDAVIGINPATDSPQATADLLHLLDSIRTRYEIPAQSCVLSHITTTIGLIEAGAPVDLVFQSVAGTEGANTAFGVNMAVLREGNEAARSLNRGTVGGNVMYLETGQGSALSSYAHLGVGGKPVDQQTLETRAYAVARDLQPLLVNTVVGFIGPEYLYDGKQIIRAGLEDHFCGKLLGLPMGVDVCYTNHAEADQNDMDTLLTLLAAAGVAFVITVPGADDVMLGYQSLSFHDVLTVRRTLGLRPAPEFEAWLRNVGMVDESGRLTPFDLERSALRSLTSAEVL; encoded by the coding sequence ATGAAGCACCAGCAACAGATTTCGGGGGTGAACTACACCTTCGACGGGCTCGTGGAGGTGATGGCCAAGGCCACCCCGCTGCGTTCCGGCGATCAATTGGCCGGATGCGCGGCCGAACACGACGGGGAGCGGGCGGCCGCGGCGTGGGTGCTCGCGGACCTGCCGCTGGAGGTGTTCCTCGCCGAGGAGATCGTTCCGTACGACACCGACGAGGTTACCCGGTTGATCATGGATACCCATGACCGCCAAGCCTTCTCGGAGGTTTCACACCTCACCGTCGGAGGCTTCCGGGACTGGCTGCTGGAGGCGGCGTCGCGCGATGACAGCGTCGAGCGCATCGCGGCCATCGCGCCAGGCCTCACCCCGGAGATGGTCGCCGCGGTCAGCAAGATCATGCGCAACCAGGATCTGATCGCGGTCTCGGCCGCCATGCGGGTCAATGCGGCATTCCGCACCACCATCGGCACCCCCGGCACGTTGGCCACCCGGCTGCAGCCGAACCACCCCACCGACGATCCGCGCGGGATCGCCGCTGCAGTGCTCGACGGGTTGCTCCTGGGGTGCGGTGACGCGGTGATCGGGATCAACCCGGCTACCGATTCGCCGCAAGCCACCGCCGATCTGCTGCACCTGCTCGATTCGATCCGCACCCGCTACGAAATCCCGGCCCAGTCCTGTGTGCTGTCCCACATCACCACCACGATCGGGCTGATCGAAGCGGGGGCGCCGGTGGACCTGGTCTTCCAGTCGGTCGCCGGCACCGAGGGTGCCAACACGGCCTTCGGGGTGAACATGGCGGTGCTGCGGGAAGGCAACGAGGCTGCGCGCAGCCTCAATAGGGGCACCGTGGGCGGCAACGTCATGTACCTGGAGACGGGGCAGGGTTCGGCGCTCAGTTCATACGCCCACCTAGGGGTCGGCGGTAAGCCGGTGGATCAGCAGACCTTGGAGACCCGCGCCTACGCCGTGGCCCGCGACCTGCAACCTCTGCTGGTCAACACCGTCGTCGGGTTCATCGGCCCGGAGTACCTGTACGACGGCAAGCAGATCATCCGGGCCGGGCTGGAGGATCACTTCTGCGGCAAGCTGCTCGGCCTGCCGATGGGCGTGGACGTTTGCTATACCAACCACGCCGAGGCTGATCAGAACGACATGGACACCCTGTTGACATTGCTGGCCGCGGCCGGGGTGGCGTTCGTGATCACCGTGCCCGGCGCCGACGACGTGATGCTGGGCTACCAGAGCCTGTCTTTCCACGATGTGCTGACCGTGCGACGCACGCTGGGGTTGCGGCCCGCGCCGGAGTTCGAGGCTTGGTTGCGCAATGTGGGCATGGTCGACGAGTCCGGCCGACTCACCCCGTTCGACCTGGAGCGTTCGGCGCTTCGGTCACTCACGTCGGCGGAGGTGCTGTGA
- the adh gene encoding aldehyde dehydrogenase — translation MTVYARPGAEGSLMTFESRYANYIGGEWVAPVEGRYFENPSPVTGQVFCEIPRSTEADVEKALDAAHAAAPAWGKTAPAERAVVLNKIADRIEANLESVALAESWDNGKPIRETLNADIPLAVDHFRYFAGALRAQEGSLSQIDEDTVAYHFHEPLGVVGQIIPWNFPLLMATWKLAPALAAGNAVVLKPAEQTPASILYLFSLIGDLLPAGVVNIVNGFGVEAGKPLASSNRIAKIAFTGETTTGRLIMQYASQNLIPVTLELGGKSPNIFFNDVLAANDDYQDKALEGFTMFALNQGEVCTCPSRSLIQADIFDEFLELAAIRTKAVRQGDPLDTETMIGAQASNDQLEKILSYIEIGKSEGAKLITGGDRTQLGGDLNGGYYVAPTVFAGNNKMRIFQEEIFGPVVAVTSFADYDDAISIANDTLYGLGAGVWSRDGNTAYRAGRDIKAGRVWTNCYHQYPAHAAFGGYKQSGIGRENHKMMLDHYQQTKNLLVSYSNKAQGFF, via the coding sequence ATGACTGTGTACGCCCGTCCGGGTGCCGAAGGCTCGTTGATGACCTTCGAGTCGCGTTACGCCAACTACATCGGTGGCGAATGGGTGGCCCCCGTCGAGGGCCGGTATTTCGAGAACCCGTCGCCGGTGACGGGGCAGGTGTTCTGCGAGATCCCACGGTCCACCGAGGCCGACGTGGAGAAGGCGTTGGACGCCGCGCATGCGGCCGCACCGGCGTGGGGTAAGACCGCCCCCGCCGAGCGTGCAGTGGTCCTGAACAAGATCGCCGACCGGATCGAGGCCAACCTCGAGTCCGTCGCGCTGGCCGAGTCGTGGGATAACGGCAAGCCGATCCGCGAGACGCTCAACGCCGATATTCCGTTGGCGGTGGACCACTTCCGCTACTTCGCGGGGGCGCTGCGTGCGCAGGAGGGCTCGCTGAGCCAAATCGATGAGGACACGGTCGCCTACCACTTCCACGAGCCGCTGGGCGTGGTCGGGCAGATCATTCCGTGGAACTTCCCGCTGCTGATGGCGACCTGGAAGCTGGCCCCCGCGCTGGCGGCGGGCAACGCCGTCGTGCTCAAGCCCGCCGAGCAGACACCGGCCTCGATCCTCTACCTGTTCTCGCTCATCGGCGACCTGCTGCCCGCCGGTGTGGTGAACATCGTCAACGGCTTCGGTGTCGAGGCGGGCAAGCCGCTGGCCTCGTCCAACCGGATCGCCAAGATCGCCTTCACCGGCGAGACCACGACCGGCCGGCTGATCATGCAGTACGCGTCGCAAAACCTCATCCCGGTCACCCTGGAACTCGGCGGCAAGAGCCCCAACATCTTCTTCAACGATGTCCTGGCCGCCAACGACGACTACCAGGACAAGGCGCTCGAAGGTTTCACGATGTTCGCCCTCAACCAGGGCGAGGTGTGCACGTGCCCCTCGCGGAGCCTGATCCAGGCCGACATCTTCGATGAGTTCCTGGAGCTGGCCGCGATCCGCACCAAGGCGGTCCGGCAGGGTGACCCGCTGGACACCGAGACGATGATCGGCGCGCAGGCCTCCAACGACCAGCTGGAGAAGATCCTGTCCTACATCGAGATCGGCAAGTCCGAGGGGGCCAAGCTGATCACCGGTGGCGACCGGACGCAGCTGGGCGGCGATCTCAACGGCGGCTACTACGTCGCCCCGACGGTGTTCGCGGGCAACAACAAGATGCGGATCTTCCAGGAGGAGATCTTCGGCCCGGTCGTCGCGGTGACCTCGTTCGCGGATTACGACGATGCGATCAGCATCGCCAACGACACGCTGTACGGTCTGGGCGCGGGTGTGTGGAGTCGTGACGGCAACACCGCCTACCGCGCCGGCCGCGACATCAAGGCGGGTCGGGTGTGGACCAACTGCTATCACCAGTATCCTGCCCACGCGGCGTTTGGTGGGTACAAGCAGTCCGGGATCGGCCGGGAGAACCACAAGATGATGCTGGATCACTACCAGCAGACCAAGAACCTGCTGGTGTCCTACAGCAACAAAGCCCAAGGATTCTTCTAA
- a CDS encoding GAF domain-containing protein: MIEVGTSRTRNGRVPSAQLRAVRELFVAGQVDAAYLDSTHVRRVVAESWQRSLATGVDPDRVAQAAAAAARLGALRDANPLSSALPVIRRLLVDDAADSGVVVAITGADGTLLWVEGDLAACRKVEAMNFVPGADWSERSAGTNAPGTALALDAEVQIRGSEHFSRVVQPWNCTAVPVHDPVTGALLGTIDLTGGSAIVTPQTLALVRATAVAVENHLALLRLTGHASEPVPAGARLTVLGADRPQWQHTDSDGMAHSAMLTGRHADILVLLLRHPEGLSADHLAVLLDEKDLDVVTVRAEMSRLRRVIGEAYLASRPYRLAKPIASDMGEVFDALGADDVDAALRAYSGELLPQSVSPAVARLRTELSASLRGAVLAESNLETLRRWLELPEGRDDRDGWRRLHDHSDAGAGTRAKAHGHLVGIDFDLT, encoded by the coding sequence GTGATCGAGGTGGGCACATCCAGGACCCGCAACGGCCGGGTGCCGTCGGCGCAGCTGCGTGCGGTCCGCGAGCTTTTCGTCGCCGGACAGGTGGACGCTGCCTACCTCGACTCGACCCACGTCCGCCGCGTCGTCGCCGAGAGCTGGCAGCGCAGCCTGGCCACCGGTGTTGACCCCGATCGCGTCGCACAGGCCGCGGCTGCCGCCGCCCGCCTCGGTGCGCTGCGGGACGCCAATCCGTTGTCGAGTGCCCTTCCGGTGATCCGCCGGCTGTTGGTCGACGATGCCGCCGATTCTGGCGTCGTCGTCGCGATCACCGGGGCCGACGGCACGTTGCTGTGGGTGGAAGGTGACCTCGCCGCGTGCCGCAAGGTCGAGGCGATGAACTTCGTTCCGGGGGCCGACTGGAGCGAGCGCAGCGCAGGCACCAACGCGCCGGGCACGGCACTCGCCCTCGACGCCGAGGTGCAGATCCGCGGTTCCGAACATTTCTCCCGTGTCGTGCAGCCATGGAACTGCACAGCCGTGCCGGTTCACGACCCGGTGACCGGGGCGCTGCTCGGCACCATCGATCTCACTGGTGGCTCAGCCATCGTGACGCCACAGACATTGGCTCTGGTCCGCGCAACCGCTGTGGCGGTGGAAAACCATCTGGCGCTGTTGCGGTTGACAGGGCACGCGAGCGAACCGGTTCCCGCCGGGGCCCGTCTCACCGTGCTGGGGGCCGACCGCCCGCAGTGGCAGCACACCGACAGCGACGGCATGGCGCATTCCGCCATGCTGACCGGCCGGCATGCCGACATTCTGGTGCTGCTCCTGCGACATCCGGAAGGTCTCAGCGCCGATCACCTCGCCGTGCTCCTCGACGAGAAGGACCTCGACGTGGTGACAGTCCGTGCCGAGATGTCCCGGTTGCGCCGGGTCATCGGCGAGGCCTACCTCGCGTCACGGCCGTACCGGCTGGCCAAACCGATCGCCAGCGACATGGGTGAGGTGTTCGATGCGCTGGGCGCCGACGACGTGGACGCGGCGTTACGGGCGTATTCCGGGGAACTGCTGCCGCAGTCGGTGTCCCCGGCGGTGGCGCGGCTGCGGACCGAGCTGAGTGCGAGCCTGCGTGGCGCTGTGCTGGCCGAATCCAACCTGGAGACGCTGCGGCGCTGGTTGGAACTGCCCGAAGGCCGTGACGATCGGGACGGCTGGCGGAGGCTGCATGACCACAGCGACGCGGGTGCCGGCACGCGGGCCAAGGCACACGGCCACCTTGTCGGCATCGATTTCGACCTGACTTGA
- a CDS encoding DEAD/DEAH box helicase gives MPTFAELGLPAEIVAALAKDGVHSPFPIQAATLPDSLTGRDVLGRGRTGSGKTYAFLLPLVARLARSGSRRISRRPRALILAPTRELVTQIEASLAPLAAATGLKSLNVFGGVSAGPQISALQQGVDVVIACPGRLEDHMRSGHVDLSAVEITVLDEADHMADLGFLPGVKRLLDKTPKDGQRLLFSATLDAGVDVLVKRYLHDPVVHSVDSAQSPVAAMVHHVLHVDNAARVNVVADLAAAPGRTIVFARTKHGAKNLTRQLNSRGISAVELHGNLSQNARTRNLTSFSDGSATVLVATDIAARGIHVDDVNLVVHADPPVEHKAYLHRSGRTARAGNEGTVVTLMHDAQVSDVRNLTRKAGVKPTITRINDTDHPVLQQIAPGERTFGEPKRPEPTPARPQPAQPRRNKPRNSGHPAGVTSSRSGSPAARSGRRRRPGRPNDARG, from the coding sequence GTGCCCACGTTCGCCGAGCTCGGCCTGCCCGCCGAGATCGTTGCCGCCCTCGCGAAGGACGGCGTGCACTCCCCGTTCCCGATCCAGGCCGCGACCCTGCCCGACTCGTTGACAGGACGCGATGTGCTCGGCCGCGGCCGCACCGGGTCCGGCAAGACCTACGCGTTTCTGCTGCCCCTGGTCGCTCGGCTGGCCCGCAGCGGCAGCCGCCGGATATCCCGTCGGCCGCGCGCGCTGATCCTCGCCCCGACCCGCGAACTCGTCACGCAAATCGAGGCCTCGCTGGCTCCGTTGGCCGCCGCGACCGGCCTGAAGTCTCTGAATGTCTTCGGCGGCGTCAGCGCCGGCCCGCAGATTTCGGCCCTGCAGCAGGGGGTCGACGTGGTGATCGCCTGCCCGGGCCGCCTGGAGGACCACATGCGGTCCGGTCACGTCGATCTGTCTGCCGTCGAGATCACCGTGCTCGACGAAGCCGACCACATGGCCGACCTCGGCTTCCTGCCCGGCGTCAAGCGTCTGCTGGACAAGACTCCGAAAGACGGTCAGCGGCTGCTCTTCTCGGCCACCCTCGATGCCGGGGTCGACGTGCTGGTCAAGCGCTATCTGCACGATCCGGTGGTGCACAGCGTCGACTCGGCGCAGTCGCCTGTCGCCGCGATGGTGCACCATGTGCTTCACGTGGACAACGCGGCCCGCGTCAACGTGGTCGCAGATCTGGCCGCTGCCCCGGGCCGCACCATCGTCTTCGCACGTACCAAGCACGGCGCGAAAAACCTGACCCGTCAGCTCAATTCGCGAGGCATCTCGGCGGTCGAATTACACGGCAACCTGTCCCAGAATGCCCGTACCCGTAACCTCACCTCGTTTTCCGACGGCTCCGCGACCGTCCTGGTGGCCACCGACATCGCCGCCCGCGGCATCCATGTCGACGATGTGAACCTGGTGGTGCACGCCGACCCGCCGGTCGAGCACAAGGCGTACCTGCACCGTTCGGGACGTACCGCCCGCGCGGGGAACGAGGGCACCGTGGTGACGCTCATGCACGATGCGCAGGTGTCGGATGTTCGGAACCTGACGCGCAAGGCCGGCGTCAAGCCCACGATCACCCGGATCAACGACACCGATCATCCGGTGCTGCAGCAGATCGCTCCCGGTGAGCGGACTTTCGGTGAACCCAAGCGTCCCGAGCCGACACCGGCACGGCCCCAGCCGGCCCAGCCGCGGCGCAACAAGCCACGCAACTCGGGCCATCCGGCCGGGGTCACCAGCTCCCGCTCCGGAAGCCCCGCGGCCCGCAGTGGCCGGCGGCGCCGGCCGGGTCGCCCCAACGATGCCCGCGGGTAA
- a CDS encoding WXG100 family type VII secretion target → MSQVLSYNFGEIEYSVRQEIHTTSARLNASLDDLRSQLTPLQRVWIREAAEAYQLEQARWNQAAASLNEILFNLGNAVRDGADDVAATDHSAANAWGY, encoded by the coding sequence ATGAGCCAGGTACTGTCCTACAACTTCGGCGAGATCGAGTACTCGGTCCGCCAGGAAATTCACACCACGTCCGCGCGGCTGAACGCGTCCCTCGACGACCTACGGTCGCAGTTGACCCCGCTGCAACGTGTCTGGATCCGCGAAGCGGCCGAGGCCTACCAACTGGAGCAGGCCCGGTGGAACCAGGCCGCGGCGTCACTCAACGAGATCTTGTTCAACCTGGGCAACGCGGTTCGCGATGGTGCCGATGATGTGGCCGCCACCGACCACAGCGCCGCCAACGCATGGGGTTATTGA
- a CDS encoding WXG100 family type VII secretion target: MASTSGSLGTDFDVMTTAAGRIDVVNDDIRAMLQTFIGRMSSVPPSVWGGVAALRFRDVVDRWNSESVKLHTALQRIAETIRYNERTLREAAEGHSQQLGAVTDTL, from the coding sequence ATGGCTTCAACTTCGGGATCCCTTGGTACCGACTTCGACGTTATGACCACTGCGGCCGGCCGGATCGATGTTGTCAACGACGACATCCGGGCGATGCTGCAAACATTCATCGGGCGGATGAGCAGCGTTCCGCCATCGGTGTGGGGTGGGGTGGCGGCGCTGCGGTTCCGTGATGTGGTGGACCGTTGGAACAGCGAATCCGTCAAGCTGCACACCGCGCTGCAGCGGATAGCCGAAACCATCCGCTACAACGAACGCACGCTGCGCGAAGCCGCCGAGGGACATTCGCAGCAGCTCGGCGCCGTCACGGACACCCTGTGA